From a single Peromyscus maniculatus bairdii isolate BWxNUB_F1_BW_parent chromosome 4, HU_Pman_BW_mat_3.1, whole genome shotgun sequence genomic region:
- the LOC102914391 gene encoding ficolin-2 encodes MEKGGRFALTMAPGPAALFILTLLIKGLITHADDTCPEVKVLDLDGSNKLTILRGCPGGPGALGPKGEAGAKGDKGENGLPGHPGKAGPTGPKGDRGEKGVQGEKGVRGEKGVRGEKGDTGPFQSCATGPRACKEMLTRGHFLTGWYTIYLPDCRPLTVLCDMDTDGGGWTVFQRRLDGSVDFFRDWASYKRGFGSQLGEFWLGNDNIHALTTQGTSELRVDLTDFEGKHDFAKYSSFKIEGEAEKYKLVLGNFVGGGAGDSLTSQNNQFFSTKDQDNDPSSSNCALRYHGAWWYSDCHSSNLNGLYLRGPHKSYADGVNWRSWGGYNYSYKVSEMKVRLT; translated from the exons ATGGAGAAGGGTGGAAGGTTTGCACTTACCATGGCTCCGGGACCTGCCGCCCTATTCATCTTGACCCTGCTCATCAAAGGCCTGATCACTCATGCTGATGACACCTGCCCAG AAGTGAAAGTCCTGGATCTGGACGGTTCCAACAAGCTCACCATCCTTCGAGGCTGCCCTGGTGGGCCCGGAGCCCTGGGGCCCAAGGGAGAGGCAGGGGCCAAAGGAGATAAAG GAGAGAACGGCCTCCCTGGACACCCTGGAAAGGCAGGACCGACTGGACCCAAAG GAGACCGAGGAGAGAAAGGAGTACAAGGAGAGAAGGGAGTACGTGGAGAGAAGGGAGTACGTGGAGAGAAAG GAGACACCGGGCCATTTCAGTCGTGTGCTACAG GACCTCGGGCCTGCAAGGAAATGCTCACCCGGGGCCACTTTCTTACTGGTTGGTATACCATCTACTTGCCGGATTGCAGGCCCCTGACTGTGCTGTGTGACATGGACACGGATGGTGGGGGCTGGACC GTCTTCCAGAGGAGGCTCGATGGCTCTGTGGACTTCTTTCGGGACTGGGCCTCATACAAGCGTGGCTTCGGCAGTCAGCTGGGGGAGTTCTGGCTGGGAAATGACAACATCCATGCCCTAACCACCCAGG GAACCAGCGAGCTGCGAGTGGATCTTACAGACTTCGAAGGCAAGCATGACTTTGCCAAGTACAGCTCCTTCAAGATCGAAGGAGAGGCTGAGAAATACAAGCTCGTCCTGGGAAATTTTGTTGGAGGTGGTGCTG GTGACTCCCTGACTTCCCAAAACAACCAATTTTTCTCTACCAAAGACCAAGACAATGACCCGAGTTCTTCCAACTGTGCGCTGCGTTACCATGGAGCCTGGTGGTACAGTGATTGTCACAGTTCCAACCTGAATGGCCTCTACCTCAGGGGGCCCCATAAGAGCTACGCAGATGGTGTGAACTGGAGGTCATGGGGAGGCTACAACTATAGCTACAAGGTTTCTGAGATGAAGGTGCGCCTCACCTAG